The region AGCTTCTGCGTCGAGAGGGTTGAAATATCATTCTGTGGTCCACGACAGCCTCGGCACAAGCAAGATCAATGCACTGCAGGCCCGCAGAAGCGAATGAACCTCTATCCCGGGAGCATCATGCCTCTGTGGAGTTGAGGGTTGGTAAAGTGTATTGCAATAGCTTTCTCGCAATCAACAGGGCCAGAATACTGCACAGTACTTGACCTGTCTACGCACTTGTCGACGCACTTAACCAGACTTCGGGAACAAGAGGAAAAAAGCCACAACTACAAGCAATACCACTTGAAAACGGGGCTTGCAGGTTCCAGACTAGTCGACGCCTTCAAGAGTTAGCTCCCACTGCATCCCCCACCACCCAAGGGTCCATACTCCACGTGCCCGCAGACACTCTTTGTTGTTGCGTTGCATGCCGCCTCAATGTCTCTCTCGATCGACTATCCATGGGCAGGTAATACTTGCACTGGGAAGAGAGGGGCTGTGGTTCTCCATTGATTTCCTCAGCTGCTTCAGCCCAAGTCGGTACCGGTAGCTTGGCACAACATGAAGGTAGGAAACCATGTCCTGAACTCCGTACCGAGTACAATACAATTCGTTCGGTGACTGGGGGACTGGCTGGTTGATGGGTTCATTGTCCTTGACTGCAAGTTGGATCGTCTTCAGAGATGCTGCCACCGCCATCGCCCCCAGACCCCAGCCAGCTGCTCGATCACTCGTCTGACTACTCTGTAACCCTGGTTCGCCCAATTCATCGTCTGTCGCACACCCAGTCTTCTCCCATCCTCGTCTCTTCAAAAATGCGAGCAAAAAGGAACGGTCCTCCATGACCTGTGTCGTCAAGCCTTTCCTGGCGACGCCTTTCGCCAAGCCTTTACCTGCCAAGGAATAAAAACGAAACCGAAGACACCAAGGAAGCGCTGTCCGAATGTGCGCTCTGCATCACCAGCGCTACGTTTTGCGCTTCTCAACTACAAGCTTCATCTCGGCCGGGCTAGGCAGCTTCCGAGTTGTACCATCACGACATGCCGTCAGACCTGACGCCGTCTCGGCGCAAAAATCGAGGTTTCTTGGGGTCTGACAGCTCTGCACTGTCTGCGCAGGATTCTCAGGTTCGAAAACCGGCACGCTGTTCATGTACATTCACTGGGAGGCTGCTGACCTTTGATTCCTTCACAGGATCGCCGCCAACTCCGATATGAATTGGACCTCAACTCCTGGAACCTACGCATTTGGGGGGTTGCGGCTTCTGGATTTCTTACCGACTCGTATGTGTATTTTTAGCATTCTGAGACACGATTTGTCCTCCAACTGGTGTGCCATTACAAAAGACCAGTTACACTGACCGTTACATGCGCGACAGTTACAACTTGTTCTCCACCAATGTTATTCTCGCCTCCGTTGCTTTCGTATATTATCCCGATGGTGGACAATGGCCAAGtcttctcatcaaccttTTCACATTGCTGGGTTCGGTCTTCGGCCAGTTGCTTTTCGGATTCCTCGCCGATTACTTTGGTCGTACTCGATTGTATGGCATCGAATTAGTCTTGGTCATAGTCTCTACCATTGGAGTCGCTACGAGTAGCCGTGGAGTTGGGGATTTGTCATTTTTGGGACTCTTCATCTGGTGGCGTTTTGTCATGGGAATTGGTACGCGAGTCCTCGTCCAGCTCAGACTAGGTGACATGCATCTGACAATCTTGTTGAATAGGAATTGGGGCCGAATACCCACTCAGTGCAGTAATTACATCCGAATGGTCCAGTACGCAATCTCGAGCTACAATGCTCTCGAGTGTCTTTCTTATGCAACCTATTGGACAAGCCTTGGCTCAGTTGGTGGGATTATGGGTATTACTTGGGTTTAACAGCTCCAAGGATCTTCAGGGTATGCAATGTGGTCTGAATACTGCGAATGCAGACGAATGTCGGAAGGCTGTAGACGGCATTTGGCGCATCGTCATTGGCTCAGGAGCGATTCCAGCTCTTCTTGCCATCATTTTCCgcttcttcctttttgaTTGTGGCCTGTACAGCCTGGAAGTCCGCAACAAACCAGCAGTGGCCATCATGAACACCCAACGAGTATACGGCGCGCCTTCAGGTGGTGCACTCAGCAACTCTTTTCAGATGCAGAATCAGAATGGCGTACATCCGGAACCATCTCCGCGGCCAATGCCAATACAATTTTCCAAAGAAGATCTTTACAGCTACTTCATCAGAGATGGCAACTGGTACTACTTGCTTGGAACATCCATGACATGGTTCTTCCTCGATGTCAGTTTCTACGGCCTTTCTTTGGATAACAGGAGGACATTATCCGATATGTGGGCTACGAGAGCGCCCATGCCCATCGATGAGAACCTGGAATGCTGGGCGTCGTCAATACCTGGCGGAAATTCAACCGTTCCGCAATGGCGCAAAACGGGCATCCCCGTTTGGCAGACGGACGTTTTACATCCTTGCGCAACCATTTACGATGTCTTGATTGAGCAGACCAAGCAATACCTGCTGACGGTCTCTCTAGCTTCCATCGCTGGAAGTGTTtgtttcatcttcttcgccaaccGACTGCCTCGCCGGCACTGGCTGACTGCGTCATTTCTTATTCTGGCGGTATTCCTGATGGTCACCGGCGGTGTTTACTATGGCGTCCACCGCTCTTCTGCCGCCCCAGCTACAGTCGTGTTTGttgccatttgccattttgtaTTCAATTTTGGTGAGTGTTCATTCCTACCTAGTAAACAACCCCTTTCGAGCGCAAGAGAGTTCCTAACAGCCGATGCTCTAGGTGCAAACACATTAACATTCATCATCCCGGCCGAAATCTTCCCGACCTGCTACCGCTGCACATGCCACGGCATCTCTGCAGCCGCTGGTAAACTAGGTAGTATCGTAGCTGTCGTAGTAGTATACGGCATTAACTCCGCATACAAGAGCGAAACAAGACAGGGTCTCATCTTCCTGCTCTTCGGTTCAGTGGCCGCTGTCGGCGCCATCTTTTCGTGGTTGTACCTCCCTGATTCGCAGCGCGTGATAGAAGACGAGGGCAAGAGATTCTTGGAGACCAAGGACCTGGAAGAGTTGGGAGAAGGACGTGAGAGAGCTCGACAGAACGGCGAGACAATCACAGTATCAGAGAAGTGGGAGCACTTGAAACGAAGACGGCCGCTGCATCCTCGCAACGAGTCGCCAGCTTCTTGAGAGTCTTTTACGCAAGTAAAGTGTATGAGCGGATTTCTGGTTTGCGAATATGTGTTCATGTACAACATGATGTTAGCGATTGTTTGGATCTGATACCCCTTTGTATATACATATCAATAGACTTTAATATGCCCCTGAACTCCGTAGCCTGAACTGCCACTGTATACCTACACCTGAACGCCAAATGCATGATATGTTCCCTCCCCAACCATGATACTCTAATGACAGGAGGTCTAATCGCAGACTCAATGTCCCCTGTGCCAGAATTACAAGTTTCTCCTCTGAGCAAGCAACTCCACCGTATCAACATACAGCTCATCAAGACTCGTCGTGCTCTTCACATGGACATTTTTCTCCAACGCATCCAGCCACCTATTCCATCTCGTCCCTGGCACGGGATCCGTCCATCCCCTCAAAGGCCGCAATATCCTTGACAACCGTATCGCAAATGGAGCAAAGTGAATGTCTACCAGACTCAGTGTTGAACCCGTAAAGAACGGCCCTTGCTCATCTGCAGCCAGAACGAGACTAGTGATGTGTGTTTGGAGAAGGCTAGTAGATTCGCTTTGGGatggttgctgctgggcgGATAGGAGGCTGTAGAATGATGGGACAATGCGGGAGTTGATCTGGTGCTTGTTAGCCGTGGTAATAGAAGAAGTATGGAAGAATAAGTTACATGGTCTATCCATAGGCGGCATTTGGCCCTGTATTTTGGATCTGAGGGTAGGAGAGGTGTGTCCGCATCCATGTCTTCGAGCTGTTTTGATTGGGGTTTTGTTAGCGGTGATACATGGGGTTGATGTGGCAATACTTACGTATTCGAGAATGACTGCGCTCTCTGGACAAGACCAGTCGTCTTGACGGATGGCGGGGACATTTCCACGGGGACTAGCTTGGGTGAATGCCGTCGGAAGAGAGGATTTTGACGGATCGATTTCGCAATATTGATAGGGTAGGCCTTTGGCTTCGAGGGCGATCCAGACCCGTTGAGAGAATGGGCTAGAAATGTTAGCCAGGATACATGAAGAACTTATTTTGCGCGAATATACCAATAGCAGGCGGAATAGAGCTTGAAACTGTGCTCTTTCACATGTTTCTTGACCAACGTAGCAGCCGCACCAGTTGCTCGTCGCTGTGGCACTTTCTACAAACCGAGATTAGACATACTACGCGTTTGCAGAAGTGACAAAAACATACCTGCGTCTTTTTGACCTGCCTCTCCTGCTGCGCAACATACCGCTGCACACTATTCTTCTTAATCTCATCACTCTTCTCCAGTGTATGTCTATGCGGGCCAGCAACGCCGTCCCCTTTCCCATTCCCGCCATTGCCGTTCACACGTTGGATTGTCCAAAATCTCTGGCCGACGGGGAGTGTTGCGCCGGCCGCGGCAGCTGCTTCAGCCGCCTCGCGGTCGACGTAGGCGCTGGCATTGGGAAAGTATTCCGTGACGCGGATCTTGACGTCACACAGGTCACGTTCCCGGGCGTTgcgcttcctcttctttttggaAGGGTCGTCTGATTTTGGGGTCCCCGGTGGGCGGCCTTTCATGCGGCAGTCCCAGTAGTGGGAGACGAAGGGCTTGCGTTTGTACCGCTGGGTAGAGCGGTGGGAGTAGACGTTGTCTACGTGGGGGAAGTAGGTTTCAAATCTGAAGATGTTAGTATACGTTTAGTTATATTGATGCCCAGGTAGGTAGAATAGGAGACTGAGATGCTCAAGGAGTTACTTAGGGAAGCAAGGCACGTACTGTTCATCAGTCAAGACGATCATAtcatcgacattgaagaGCTTCTCCCTCCAGGTTTGCAAATCCGGCGGATCCACGACTATTTTACCCGGCAACTTGCCCTGCGTCTTCTCCCCCGTATGCAAACCCTCCTGTAAGTCAGGATTGCCACCGTCCATGGCAAAAGAAACCTGCCGCGTGCCGTCCAAATGACCATCCACGATACCACTAGGCATCGTCGTGGGAGCCAGAATACCAAACTGCCCTCCGCCAGCAGGCTGCGCAGAAGCAGGAGCACCCTGAGTTACACCATGCTGATGACTCTGCATCGGCATCCGCCTAAACGAAGCATTCGGCGACTGTCGATACGCCTCATCCAGACCAGGATAACCATCTAATCCAACGCCGATATCAAGACGGAATTGCCCCACGCCCGGCAGCCCCGCTCCCGACCCGGGAAATGAGCCGGGAGCAGCCATACTCGAGGGAGCCGTAAAGAGGCTCTTCGTAGCCGTGTAAGTGAACTTGACTTATAGTCAAACCGCCAGCGGGGCGTAGTGCATCCGGGCTGCAAGGGAGGTTTTGCGGTTCAAActgtggttgttgctggtctggtgctgcttttAGGTTGGACTGAGGATGTGGGTGCGGATATATGACTTTGCGGCCTGGGAAGAGAGCGGCAATGCGCACGGGCCACCATGTGATCCTGGTGGAGGGGATTAAATGAATATGCATAAAAGGTTGTGCACGAGACATGCATAATGTTCATTGCAAATCCGCTGCATGAGAACACCGTCACCAGAGAAGGAAATATTCGGCAAACTACAGAGTTAAATACTTGATAAAATAGTGACGCATATTCATTAATTTCGTTCATAACATCTTTGGTCGAGATTACAATGCTATATGTGCATGTCTCTCGGTCCATATGATACAGTTGTAATAGCCAAAATGAAAATACAGAATAGAGAGAGGTTTGTGAAGAGCACAGTTCTGAACGCCGATATCCAAACGGAGAAGGCGCGAGCTTCCCGCCTGCCATTGATTCCCATTACGCCGCCACTGGTTCCCAAAACACAACCTGGCCGGCCACATCGTTAAAATCTGAACTCTCGAATTCCCGCAAACTTCTGAATCCCGCAAAACACGTCAAGTTGCTTTTTGTTTCGTCTTATCCCTGGGCTTTACACCAGGCCACTCAATCAACCTCGCATTGCATTGTCTTGCCCCGAGTCCCATGACGACAGgtccatggcatccatggGTCCCATATTCATAAGGGCTCGGAGGACTCCCTCGCCTACCGGTGTCATATTGGGAGGCGGCGCTTGGCCATTCATCTCTGGACCCCAGTTTTGTGGTACGGCGAATCCTCCATTTTGCTGACCAGCCATGTTGTGGCCCATGGAAAATGTAAGAGATTCACCAAAGAATCCCTGGTGACTGCCAGCATCTGTCGGCGCCCCTTGGTTCATCATGTTTTGTTGAGGGGAGATTGGGCTTGGGTGGAAGCCATTTTCTTGTCCTGCGCTACCCATATTCCCAGGTGCAAGATGCGATTTTGGCTCTGATCCAGCACCActggagtttggcgttggtcCATTTGACTGGCCGGCATCCGGCGAGCCTGGTCTATCATGGCCATCGCCATTTGCTTCGCCGTAACCGGAAACATGACCGCTCGTTGAGCCGTTCTTCTCGTACATGGTTCCAGAACTCGGGGTTAAGACGGGGActgaggtctggtctgtcgCAAGCCACGTTtgtccaccaccaaaaccaccaccagaagCTGCTGTTCGTCCTCCTGCGTTTTCACCCTGGCCGTCAACGAGATCTGGCCCTGTAGCTGGGTTGCCGTCATCACCCTGTGGTTTCATAAAATGGCACTCTCCTCGATAGGCCAAGATTCCCTGCACACCTTCAGGGTCGGAACAAAGCGGGCCAGCATGCTCGACCTTGCTCCCAAAATGGGGCTGAAAGAATGTTAGCTATATCATTACTGATAGCGCATGAAGGCGCCACGGAATCTCTACTTACGCTTTCTCCGCCGCGGAAGGCATTTCTCAACTTTGGAATACGCACAGCTAATGCCTCAAAGTCTACGTCAAGCTGGACCAAGAAGGACTCTGTCAACGGGTTTCGTCGTTTCAGGGCGTTCATCGCCGACAGGAGGAATCGCAATGAATCCGCTGTTTGCGTATCATCGGGTCGGCTCTTCAGATACTGAACAAAAACTCGAGCTGCCACATAAAGGCAGAAAGAGATGAATGGATTCATCTACGGGAAAACACGCAAGACTGTTAGTCGACTCAATTTTTAAGTTGCCACATCTCCGTGGAAACTCACCGATGACAGATCCATATGGGAAATTGTTCTCATAATGCTGGCAATTTCATTTGCAGCCGTAATGCAACGCACTTTGCTTTCTGAGCTGACAGAAGCCGcaagcttgttcttgtcggcTTTAAAAATGGCAGCTTGATGCAAGCAAATGGTGGACGTGTGAATGCtcatgttggtgaagatCACATTAGGACTCGACAGTCCATTTGGAAGCTTGAGATGGGAGGGAAGGCCTAGCGACGTGTTCAAGAGAATGTTGTCCATCTGTCTGTGCCGTTTCCAGAATGGACCGTTGAGGTCGTGGTCGaggtcgtcatcatctggtCGGTGGAGGTGGATGAGATTGCGCCCAAAAAGACAAGCCATGAGAACAACTCCACCAAAAGACGAAAGCTTGCCGACACCTGGCGGTCCGGTGCATTCTTGTAGTGTATGCGTTTGTTCAGGTCGGCTCATGTCGAAGGCTTCATCAGTTGCTGGCATCTTGGTCATGATGTCCCGTTCATCAATCGTCATCGGCCATCCAGTACCGATGCTCGCATATCGGTCTTCACAGAAAGCCATCCAAAACGTTCGCCGTCGTTCTTCCCGCTCCGTCCAGTCcttgggaggaggaagacaTTGCTTAACGTCCAGTCCGGTACCGTCTAGCCGATGTAGGCCAATCCTGCAAAAGTGTCAGCTGGATTCCTTCATTTTACCCATGGAAGTATTGGGGTTCTCACATCTGAGCGAGGCGGACGGCCGACCCCGTGTTAATCCACGCCCGAGGAAAGtacatcatcttcatctcatACGCGGCCAACAGGATATGCGTTTGGCAATGTGCTACAGAAATCATGTGCTCGCCATAACCCTTCACATAATCAGCCTCAACATACTTGCGAGCTCTCTGGTAAAATAGATCTTTGAGATCTGAATATTTGTCGGTGATGGAGCAAGCCAAAGTCCACATAGCGTATCGTAAGCACACAGGTGGTCGCTGGTTTGGCGCCCTTTTTGCAACTTGTTAGTCAAAGTCTACCTGACAGACGCTGAATCAGATTGTTTAGGGCACTTACAGGTTCATGGCGGCTAGATAACGATACCGATGGATCATAGGCATGGACGGGTGGACTTTTTCGAAATACACTTGATGAAGCTCATCAATGGTTTCCTGGGGAGGCAGAGGCTCttcgaggccaaggccaatCATTTCCCATGTGAAATTTCCACCGCCAACATTGTTCATCGGCATGCCCATGTTcgagttgaagttgaaatcTTCCATGTTACCACCAGCTTGTGGGGACTCGCCATTGAAATGCTGCCATCTATTTTCCATATCGCGGTCCGCGCCCATGCCCATGGATGGATTCGCAACGCCTAAATTCGGTGTCCCTGTTTGGGGGTTGTGTGCGCCAGGCATGGGCATATTCATACCCTTTGCGCCAgggctgctggtggctggcaCAGGATCTTGTGTCTTCAATAACGTCTCGACTTGTTCTAAACACAGATATTACAGTCAGTTATTTATCACTCTTGGAAGTCGCGCAAAAGCGCATCAGGGCACACGAATCTGCAGATGCAGTGACCTGGGGGAGTGGACTGACTTAATCTCTCTTCCAGTGCCTTCACGTATCCTCGCTTGGGGCCGCTTCCTTCGCTGTTCATCATAGGCACAAGAATGACCCAATCGCGAGCATGTACTACAGCTTGGGCGAACTCCATCACATTTGAGCTTGCGCTTTCGGCAAATCATACAAGCCAGCCTCTTGGGCTTTGGAACACTCGAGTTGTCGGGTGCTGTCTCTCGCATGCTGGCATTATTGTCTGCACCGGGGCTATGGCCTTGCTGGccgttgttgccattgctgttAGAACCGTTATCGTCAGACGAGCCGGCCATGGTCGTGGGTGGTGGGCGTGTGTGACGTCTGGTTGAATTATCGCTTGCTTCTGTCTCCTTTCAGGGCGCCTCACTGCCTACCATGCGCCTTTCCGGCCAGAGGGGCGGTGCCTCTGTACTCCGAACAGGCGGAACAGAGTGCTGAAGAACGGACGGCCGGATCCTCCCGGACAGTGGGGATACGGCGCAGAGACGGAATATGAAGATATATCGGCGAAATGTCCACTGGAAAGACGGCcgacggtgatggaggcAAAAAAGTCGCCTCTCGGTTGGGATGGGAAAAGGTGAAGTTGTCAGCCAAATGTTCGAGGATCCTGTGCTGGTTAGCATGACGCTGACCCCCAGCCGAGAGCAGCCCATACAAGATGAATCGGAGCAAGCACCAGATACATAGACAGGCAGACTGGCAAAAGCCCAGTCAAAAGCGGAGTCCTCCTCAAGTCCGACGCACCACTTTTTGGACGACCGCggacatggtcatggacTCATGGTTGGGCTGGCCCCCGGCTGCCtgtcttgtcctgtcctgtccttTCCTGTCCAGTGGGCTGGGGGACCGTGCTAGACCTTTTCTTAGCTGGGACAGCCGTTGCAACATGAACATCTTGGACTAATTACTAATGATTTGTTGTTCGCTTCAGTGGTCTGGGAGTGTCTTGGTCGTGCCTGTGTGGAACCAGCGTCTCTCAACCAAAGTACCGTCTCCAAGGGCTGAGGCGGCAGGCTTTGGCGCCGTTGCTAGACCCCCATAAGTTTAGCATCCCGGACAATTGGACTGATTTGATCTGTGCAGACTCTGCAGAGTACAGGTACGGCTCACTGGCTCACAATCCCTTGGCGAGAAGCGACGCTGACAGCATTTTGACCCAGTCGTTTTCGCATCCTGCCACGGCTGTTCGTACCGCCTACATGCAGAAGACCGCATGTTGTTCCACCCTTCGCCCATGTGCCACATGCCGCCTCCTGCAGAGAGGAATACGCCAACAGCAGGGGACAAGTTTTGTTGATCTTCCATCCCAGGACTGCTCACTGGGTCAGCCATGAAATCTCCAAGACGCTGCACCGCCCCTCCCTGCCGGTCTTGGCTTGGTTCTGGGCTACCACCCCCTTCCTGATATTGATCAGTTCATCGCTTCCTTTCAGGGAAGCCATTATGCTCGCATGGCAGCCACTGGAATCATTGATCCAGGGTTGAATGCCATGACACGTACGGTGTGCATTGCAAGCCCCCTCTAAGAATATTTCAAGCCTCGGTTTACATCTTTGAGTGATTTCGTCAGAAGGGTCATTTTGCACCTTGGTATAGTCAAAATAATACAGGCTTGATGATCGAGACTAGGGCACATATCACCTgtcttgtcattgtcaatgtctgcGCCATGTTCCTTTGATTGGCCCCCGCCATACCCCATATGCTCATGCCCCAGAATGTCTGTTCACACTGGAAAGTTCCAGACGATGTTTCTCGGCATGTGAATGAAGGTGGGACATTGTATATCACCAGAGCTCTATTGGCATCGATGAGATTTAGCGGCCGTTGCATGGACCGGCTGGCCGCGGCTAATGAAGTTGAGGTCATAGGATCAGTTGACCACTGCGATACCTCGAATGAGATGCCTCTTGTATGCAGTTTGCGGAATTCATGAACAAATAACCCTCAAGCATTCTCACTAAGGCCTAGGGGTGACGAAAACGGTGTCCTAGACGCACCCGCCTCCAAGGTACCATGCAATCGAAACAGGATATTTTGGCTCTGCATATATTTGACACGAGGCCTCCCAATACTCATATATGTATATTCAAATGAAGCGTCCTTTTGCCGGGAAAAGATGCCATAAGCGGAGCATGAGATGCGAAGGCATACCAGAAGGGAAGGTGAGCGGTACTCACACACAGCCAAGCTCTTTGTCTGGGACGTGGGTTCGCGACAAGCACACCTGCCAAGTTCTTTTTGTCAACATTTACATGACATTACAGAATTGAATGAACTTTTTCTGCTACTCCTGTTTCCCTCGAGGACCTTACAGCTTCAACTACCAAAAACAAACCCTTCCTTGCCATTCACCAAGTATTACCTGAGGCGCTGTTACACGACAAGAGAGAAGCCAGGGCGCGCCCCAGCAGTTCATCGGCGCTTCGATAATCGGGGATGTTCGCCCCCTTCCCTACCCTTCGCTTCCCACAACCATGTGGGAATCCCTCAGGCCGGTTCCAAGCCCTGTGCAGCGGTGGGTTCAGCCGGTGGGTGCGCCGCTGCTTACTTTACCCAGCCTTACAGGCTACTGCGACATATCTTGCCAACGAGACAGATGCTGTCCGGAGACTCCGGGCCCTCGAAACCTGTCCAATGGGCAAAATTGAGGGTACGGGAAGGGGAGCCGGGAACGACCCATGCCAGTGCGACCCTCCATGGTGCCGGCAGTCATCTGTCACGATGGACGGATAGTCAGTGAGCAATCTTTTCAGTTCTGAGGAAGTGACAGAAGCGAGAATCAGTCTCTGCTGTTTCAGCTATTTATATCAAGTCTGCAGTGAAATCTTGGAAAGTCTGTCGATCCATGGTGTTGCATTGCTTCTGGGATCTGGGACAGCAAAGCAAATTGCTTGGTTGAGCAGGCAGCTTCTGCACACGTAGATGCTTGTCGACGGAGCGGTTTTCGGTCCTTAATCCCTAATTCCgccccatccatccatctgaTCTGCCAGTAGGATTGATAGGCGCAGGGCGAAACTCATTTGTTGGGCAGTTGTATTTTGCCAGAACACTTGCTCGCTAATCTTTGTGCCTTGAGCTGGGATGTATGTTGCATATGTCTTGAAATGAGAGCATAAGCAGTACATAAATGCACCACGTTGCGTCTGATGGGGGCACGTCGCATTATGGGTAAGGGCCAATATTGGTTGTACAAGGTCGATTGTACCCATTTTACCATCTGCGAATTGAGATATCACTTGAGCACATACTGAAACACGTAGGAGAATCTCAGTCGCGGCAATCATCAGTCCCTAATACGATGCAGTCATGCCACTATCACTGATGCAATCTATGACACAGTTTACTGCATCCATTACAACAATCAAGCACGTCCcagatgaagagcaagttGCCTCACCACGAGGCGCAGTCTAAAAATACTCTCACTCTCGGTCCCGTCGTATCGtcattggtgctggttggTCAGCGGTTTGGAGTTTGCCCGGGCTGACGGCACAGTGTATGCAACTTGATTATCAGCTGGATGAATTGGGCTGCGACATGCTGCTGGCACGTGTCGGTGAGATCGGACAGCCTTCTCTGCATGGACTGACATTGAGTGCAGGGTTATTACCCACTGTGTGTGACTGATGTGTGAGATGTGTTCTTGGTGGCAGCTTAATCTGGTTCTTAGTCACTACCTCTTCAGGATACTCTAGTCTAATACAGGAACCGTATGTCCAGTCAAGCCAAGAACATGCTCGTCCAGCAGAACCTACTTCCTATCTACATCCACGCCAACTATCCGAAGAACACCGAGATCACTAAACGCCAAACAATACCGAGTCGGCGCCCACGCCACTACAGGCGACGAGCCCGCCGTCTTGAACGTGTGAACATGCTCACCAGTTTCCACATGCGACACTTCTAGCCCATTACCTATGGCTGTCAACAAGATCCAATCATGAAAACGTCAAGCGTAGCACATACCTTCATCACTCCCACCAACAACATAACTCCCATCAAACGTAAAACCTAAACAATTAGCACTCTTTCAACACACTTTCCAACCAAACATAACACGGGgaaaaagacaaaaaaaacaTACTTATACTCCTCACCGGGCccgtcatcctcgtcaacgTCCTCTGACAAACCCAATCCGTCGTATCCCACAACGCAATAATCGAATCAGACCCCCCCGTCGCCAAATACCTCGCCGTGGGCTGCATCTCCACCGTCAGACAAGACGACGTATGCCCATTAAGCATGTACTCCGCCTCCCCGTCCTGCGGCCAATTCAGCAACGGCTTAAAATCCGGATACGACAAGATGCGGATGCGGCCCTCCGACGTAGTCAGGAATATCTTGGTGCCGCTGAAGCAGAATGCAATCTGGTTAGTCTGCATGTCCTGCTGGTGCGACGACAGGGGCGTTGACTGTCGCGGCGAAAGAACGTAGATGTTGTCCGCCTGCGGCTATTagtctttctttcttctgtAAATTTCTCGCATGCCA is a window of Pochonia chlamydosporia 170 chromosome 5, whole genome shotgun sequence DNA encoding:
- a CDS encoding glutathione transferase (similar to Colletotrichum gloeosporioides Nara gc5 XP_007279404.1); its protein translation is MAAPGSFPGSGAGLPGVGQFRLDIGVGLDGYPGLDEAYRQSPNASFRRMPMQSHQHGVTQGAPASAQPAGGGQFGILAPTTMPSGIVDGHLDGTRQVSFAMDGGNPDLQEGLHTGEKTQGKLPGKIVVDPPDLQTWREKLFNVDDMIVLTDEQFETYFPHVDNVYSHRSTQRYKRKPFVSHYWDCRMKGRPPGTPKSDDPSKKKRKRNARERDLCDVKIRVTEYFPNASAYVDREAAEAAAAAGATLPVGQRFWTIQRVNGNGGNGKGDGVAGPHRHTLEKSDEIKKNSVQRYVAQQERQVKKTQKVPQRRATGAAATLVKKHVKEHSFKLYSACYCPFSQRVWIALEAKGLPYQYCEIDPSKSSLPTAFTQASPRGNVPAIRQDDWSCPESAVILEYLEDMDADTPLLPSDPKYRAKCRLWIDHINSRIVPSFYSLLSAQQQPSQSESTSLLQTHITSLVLAADEQGPFFTGSTLSLVDIHFAPFAIRLSRILRPLRGWTDPVPGTRWNRWLDALEKNVHVKSTTSLDELYVDTVELLAQRRNL
- a CDS encoding C6 transcription factor Prf (similar to Neosartorya fischeri NRRL 181 XP_001266817.1), which translates into the protein MAGSSDDNGSNSNGNNGQQGHSPGADNNASMRETAPDNSSVPKPKRLALHARDWVILVPMMNSEGSGPKRGYVKALEERLKQVETLLKTQDPVPATSSPGAKGMNMPMPGAHNPQTGTPNLGVANPSMGMGADRDMENRWQHFNGESPQAGGNMEDFNFNSNMGMPMNNVGGGNFTWEMIGLGLEEPLPPQETIDELHQVYFEKVHPSMPMIHRYRYLAAMNLAPNQRPPVCLRYAMWTLACSITDKYSDLKDLFYQRARKYVEADYVKGYGEHMISVAHCQTHILLAAYEMKMMYFPRAWINTGSAVRLAQMIGLHRLDGTGLDVKQCLPPPKDWTEREERRRTFWMAFCEDRYASIGTGWPMTIDERDIMTKMPATDEAFDMSRPEQTHTLQECTGPPGVGKLSSFGGVVLMACLFGRNLIHLHRPDDDDLDHDLNGPFWKRHRQMDNILLNTSLGLPSHLKLPNGLSSPNVIFTNMSIHTSTICLHQAAIFKADKNKLAASVSSESKVRCITAANEIASIMRTISHMDLSSMNPFISFCLYVAARVFVQYLKSRPDDTQTADSLRFLLSAMNALKRRNPLTESFLVQLDVDFEALAVRIPKLRNAFRGGESPHFGSKVEHAGPLCSDPEGVQGILAYRGECHFMKPQGDDGNPATGPDLVDGQGENAGGRTAASGGGFGGGQTWLATDQTSVPVLTPSSGTMYEKNGSTSGHVSGYGEANGDGHDRPGSPDAGQSNGPTPNSSGAGSEPKSHLAPGNMGSAGQENGFHPSPISPQQNMMNQGAPTDAGSHQGFFGESLTFSMGHNMAGQQNGGFAVPQNWGPEMNGQAPPPNMTPVGEGVLRALMNMGPMDAMDLSSWDSGQDNAMRG
- a CDS encoding phosphate transporter (similar to Cordyceps militaris CM01 XP_006666325.1), with the protein product MPSDLTPSRRKNRGFLGSDSSALSAQDSQDRRQLRYELDLNSWNLRIWGVAASGFLTDSYNLFSTNVILASVAFVYYPDGGQWPSLLINLFTLLGSVFGQLLFGFLADYFGRTRLYGIELVLVIVSTIGVATSSRGVGDLSFLGLFIWWRFVMGIGIGAEYPLSAVITSEWSSTQSRATMLSSVFLMQPIGQALAQLVGLWVLLGFNSSKDLQGMQCGLNTANADECRKAVDGIWRIVIGSGAIPALLAIIFRFFLFDCGLYSLEVRNKPAVAIMNTQRVYGAPSGGALSNSFQMQNQNGVHPEPSPRPMPIQFSKEDLYSYFIRDGNWYYLLGTSMTWFFLDVSFYGLSLDNRRTLSDMWATRAPMPIDENLECWASSIPGGNSTVPQWRKTGIPVWQTDVLHPCATIYDVLIEQTKQYLLTVSLASIAGSVCFIFFANRLPRRHWLTASFLILAVFLMVTGGVYYGVHRSSAAPATVVFVAICHFVFNFGANTLTFIIPAEIFPTCYRCTCHGISAAAGKLGSIVAVVVVYGINSAYKSETRQGLIFLLFGSVAAVGAIFSWLYLPDSQRVIEDEGKRFLETKDLEELGEGRERARQNGETITVSEKWEHLKRRRPLHPRNESPAS